A single Micromonospora sp. CCTCC AA 2012012 DNA region contains:
- a CDS encoding isocitrate lyase/PEP mutase family protein, producing the protein MSDRYAAFHALHHADVPLLLPNAWDASAAALAGQGHPAIGTTSLGVAASAGKPDGAAATRAENLALAHRLRPLPVLLTVDVEGGFADEPSAVAEYVAELAALGVVGINLEDGRPDGTLEPVGRTVAKIAAVRAAVPGLFVNARTDAWWLGVPEPLAEAVGRVRAYRAAGADGVFVPAAPDDTLGLLVAEAGVPLNVLHRSGGPGLRELGRLGVARVSTGSLLFRAALGAALDVADALRSGRDAGPVTVPSYARVQEWSGWFGVSRAR; encoded by the coding sequence ATGAGCGACCGGTACGCCGCGTTCCACGCCCTGCACCACGCCGACGTCCCACTGCTGCTGCCCAACGCGTGGGACGCCTCCGCCGCCGCGCTGGCCGGGCAGGGCCACCCGGCGATCGGCACCACCAGCCTCGGGGTGGCCGCGAGTGCCGGCAAGCCGGACGGCGCGGCGGCCACCCGGGCGGAGAACCTGGCCCTGGCGCACCGGCTCCGGCCGCTGCCGGTGCTGCTCACCGTGGACGTGGAGGGCGGCTTCGCCGACGAGCCGTCCGCCGTGGCGGAGTACGTCGCCGAGCTGGCCGCGCTCGGCGTGGTCGGGATCAACCTGGAGGACGGCCGGCCCGACGGCACCCTGGAGCCGGTCGGGCGGACCGTCGCGAAGATCGCCGCCGTCCGGGCGGCCGTGCCGGGGCTCTTCGTCAACGCGCGCACGGATGCCTGGTGGCTGGGGGTGCCCGAGCCGCTGGCGGAGGCGGTGGGCCGGGTGCGGGCGTACCGGGCGGCGGGGGCGGACGGCGTCTTCGTGCCCGCCGCCCCGGACGACACGCTCGGGCTGCTGGTCGCCGAGGCCGGTGTGCCGCTGAACGTGCTCCACCGGTCGGGCGGGCCGGGGCTGCGCGAACTGGGTCGCCTCGGGGTGGCCCGGGTAAGTACGGGATCCCTGCTGTTCCGGGCCGCTCTCGGCGCGGCGCTCGACGTCGCCGACGCCCTCCGGAGCGGCCGGGACGCCGGCCCGGTGACCGTGCCGTCGTACGCGCGGGTGCAGGAGTGGAGCGGGTGGTTCGGGGTCAGCCGCGCCCGTTGA
- a CDS encoding RNA polymerase sigma factor translates to MTGELSELVAAAQAGDEQAFRVLYRSLQPGLLRYLTALVGADAEDVASETWLQISRDLPSFTGGEFRAWTVTIARNRAMDHLRRQRRRPSLPVPVQALSELAGDADTAERAGETIGTESALALIATLPPREAEAVLLRAVIGLDAETAGRVLGKRPGAVRTAAHRGLRRLAAMLERSDISQPSGRAGGATPPRPRTGRGTSAPNAPHAEPADG, encoded by the coding sequence ATGACCGGTGAGCTGAGCGAGCTCGTCGCCGCGGCGCAGGCCGGCGACGAGCAGGCCTTCCGTGTCCTCTACCGCAGCCTCCAGCCGGGCCTGCTGCGTTATCTCACCGCCCTGGTCGGGGCGGACGCCGAGGACGTCGCCTCGGAGACCTGGTTGCAGATCTCCCGTGACCTGCCCAGCTTCACCGGCGGCGAGTTCCGGGCCTGGACGGTGACGATCGCGCGGAACCGGGCGATGGACCACCTGCGCCGGCAGCGTCGCCGTCCGTCCCTGCCGGTGCCCGTCCAGGCGCTCAGCGAACTGGCCGGGGACGCGGACACCGCCGAGCGGGCCGGCGAGACGATCGGCACCGAGTCGGCGCTGGCGCTGATCGCCACCCTGCCGCCCCGCGAGGCCGAGGCGGTCCTGCTGCGCGCGGTCATCGGGCTCGACGCGGAGACCGCCGGGCGGGTGCTCGGCAAGCGGCCCGGAGCCGTGCGCACCGCCGCGCACCGGGGGCTGCGTCGGCTCGCCGCCATGCTGGAACGTTCCGACATCAGCCAACCGTCGGGCCGGGCCGGGGGCGCCACCCCACCGCGCCCCCGTACCGGTCGGGGCACCTCGGCGCCGAACGCGCCGCACGCCGAGCCGGCGGACGGATGA
- a CDS encoding 2'-5' RNA ligase family protein translates to MRTVELLCSPPLEDTVRAAWSRLADAGLPSLARNTHPTNRPHLTLAAVDEFPPGAQERLADLCDAALPVPARLDRIEVLDGSAPLVWLVRPVPELIALHAAVWDVLADAPGQHPWHLPGRWVPHLSLALRFRDADRRRARAVAGTERPTGVFVAARSYDGDRRAVDALTRVPVGPGGGADPVTNGTGAAHQEVDGPGVRGQR, encoded by the coding sequence GTGCGTACGGTCGAACTGCTCTGCTCGCCGCCGCTGGAGGACACCGTACGGGCGGCGTGGTCGCGGTTGGCCGACGCCGGGCTGCCCAGCCTCGCCCGCAACACGCACCCCACCAACCGGCCGCACCTGACCCTCGCGGCGGTCGACGAGTTCCCGCCCGGCGCGCAGGAGCGCCTCGCCGACCTCTGTGACGCCGCGCTGCCCGTGCCGGCCCGCCTCGACCGGATCGAGGTGCTCGACGGCAGCGCCCCGCTCGTCTGGCTGGTGCGTCCCGTACCGGAGCTGATCGCGCTGCACGCCGCGGTCTGGGACGTGCTGGCCGACGCGCCGGGGCAGCACCCGTGGCACCTGCCGGGCCGCTGGGTCCCGCACCTGAGCCTGGCGCTGCGGTTCCGGGACGCGGACCGGCGGCGGGCCCGGGCGGTGGCCGGCACGGAGCGGCCCACCGGTGTCTTCGTGGCCGCCCGCAGCTATGACGGTGACCGTCGCGCGGTCGACGCCCTCACCCGCGTGCCGGTGGGACCCGGCGGGGGAGCGGACCCGGTCACCAACGGCACCGGGGCCGCCCACCAGGAGGTGGACGGCCCCGGCGTGCGGGGTCAGCGGTAG
- a CDS encoding asparagine synthetase B family protein yields MCGIALSIGPEADPATFRRMLAVLAPRGEVTETRQENGLLAGVRRLRIVDRDRAVQPWVSADERHLLCYNGEVFNHHELRAELTRLGYAFRSTSDTEVVLAAYLIWGEDAVRRLRGEYAFAVVERATGRAYLARDPLGVKPLYWSRSPGCLHLASEVKALVGHGAPISEVPPGHHGWADPDGPVRLRPHVDLLTLGAGLPVIDDPDEAALLVRAALTDSIRMRVDTDLPVGVVLSGGLDSSLALLHVQQMHPDCVAITVGVPESPDVAYARRLAADLGVPHEVVELRPRDVRLADVREAIRISELTEYGDIINAVVSVPIFRRLRELGVKVVLTGDGSDELFGGYPMYHEVGPERSRRLFLHKIRNLCRTELQRVDRASMDHGVEARVPFLDLSVVELAMRLPLALKMRDGQEKWIVRRAFADVLPDYVLRRPKNPMSYSSGLHERARLYKPLFARIHRSFGYDLLEPVRRDFDSVLTRCGNDLDRAIADGLARPDYTVLEHARDLVGAARWNAAPVVRRLVGPRAGRRAPAR; encoded by the coding sequence ATGTGCGGGATCGCGTTGAGCATCGGCCCGGAGGCGGACCCGGCCACCTTCCGCCGGATGCTGGCCGTGCTCGCCCCCCGGGGTGAGGTGACCGAGACCCGGCAGGAGAACGGCCTGCTCGCCGGGGTGCGGCGGCTGCGGATCGTGGACCGGGACCGGGCGGTGCAGCCGTGGGTGTCGGCCGACGAGCGGCACCTGCTCTGCTACAACGGCGAGGTCTTCAACCACCATGAGCTGCGCGCGGAGCTGACGCGGCTCGGGTACGCCTTCCGCAGCACCAGCGACACCGAGGTGGTGCTCGCCGCGTACCTGATCTGGGGTGAGGACGCGGTGCGCCGGCTGCGCGGCGAGTACGCCTTCGCCGTGGTCGAGCGGGCCACCGGCCGGGCCTACCTGGCCCGTGACCCGCTCGGGGTCAAGCCGCTCTACTGGTCCCGCAGCCCCGGCTGCCTGCACCTCGCCTCCGAGGTGAAGGCGCTGGTCGGGCACGGGGCGCCGATCAGCGAGGTGCCGCCCGGGCACCACGGCTGGGCCGATCCGGACGGCCCGGTCCGGCTGCGCCCGCACGTCGACCTGCTCACGCTCGGCGCGGGGCTGCCGGTCATCGACGACCCGGACGAGGCCGCCCTGCTCGTCCGCGCCGCCCTCACCGACAGCATCCGGATGCGGGTGGACACCGACCTGCCGGTGGGGGTGGTGCTCTCCGGCGGGCTGGACAGCTCGCTCGCCCTGCTGCACGTGCAGCAGATGCACCCGGACTGCGTGGCGATCACCGTCGGCGTGCCGGAGAGCCCGGACGTGGCGTACGCGCGGCGGCTCGCCGCCGACCTCGGGGTGCCGCACGAGGTGGTGGAGCTGCGCCCGCGCGACGTCCGGCTGGCCGACGTGCGGGAGGCGATCCGGATCTCCGAGCTGACCGAGTACGGCGACATCATCAACGCCGTGGTCTCCGTGCCGATCTTCCGGCGGCTGCGCGAGCTGGGGGTCAAGGTCGTCCTCACCGGCGACGGCTCGGACGAGCTCTTCGGCGGCTACCCGATGTACCACGAGGTCGGGCCCGAGCGGTCCCGCCGGCTCTTCCTCCACAAGATCCGCAACCTCTGTCGTACGGAGTTGCAGCGGGTGGACCGGGCCAGCATGGACCACGGGGTGGAGGCCCGGGTGCCGTTCCTCGACCTGAGCGTGGTGGAGCTGGCCATGCGGCTGCCGCTGGCGTTGAAGATGCGCGACGGGCAGGAGAAGTGGATCGTCCGACGGGCCTTCGCCGACGTGCTGCCCGACTACGTCCTGCGCCGGCCGAAGAACCCGATGTCGTACTCCTCGGGGTTGCACGAGCGGGCCCGGCTCTACAAGCCGCTCTTCGCCCGGATCCACCGCTCCTTCGGCTACGACCTGCTGGAACCGGTCCGCCGGGACTTCGACAGCGTGCTCACCCGCTGCGGCAACGACCTGGACCGGGCGATCGCCGACGGGCTGGCCCGCCCCGACTACACCGTGCTGGAGCACGCCCGGGACCTGGTCGGCGCGGCCCGGTGGAACGCCGCTCCGGTCGTCCGCCGGCTGGTCGGGCCGCGGGCCGGCCGACGCGCCCCGGCGCGCTGA
- a CDS encoding family 43 glycosylhydrolase: MGHLHRGGVLAAVLGLALATTASAPAVAGSGPDRYRNPISADFADTFADPVVVRGDDGLWYAYGTSDPLREGEKQAHRVPTARSTDLVHWTYVGDAFTADQRPSWAAPGAAFWAPDVRRVGDHWVMYVTVTDTNVSADTFDTAIGAATAPSPTGPWTFADQPVVAPRPGGGGGYLWTIDPSQFTDVDGRNYLYFGSYYGGISVTELSADGLHAVGTPNLVAVDNKFEGSYVLRHDGWYYLFASTANCCAGPATGYSVHVGRSRSPRGPFVDRDGLRLNASRAGGTPVLTQNGNRWIGTGHNGFLTDLSGQDWIVYHAIDRADPYLDEPFGINERPMLIDRLDWIGGWPTVNAGAGPSEGSRPAPVTTARLDERFTGTALAGWRTGGGTWQVTDGALTGTGALTSRTSVGGDVRAEADLRLTGADAAGLRLGRVDVRVEGHRLVAREAGGATASVALPAGVDLADRHNLAVEVRGRQLVAELSPARLGDQLAVVTLRLTHPTAGPLTLLAAGGPATFDNVSATRLYRPARQAVAAPRVGPLLSGWSDEFDDGLDPAWRWVRQNPDATVRDGALRWPVEGSDLTGTGNTAGVLLRDAPTGDYVAETKVTLDLGEETVRNFQQAGMIAYVDDDRFARLTQVAIWNTRQVEYGYELPFAGQPVYGGNIVGTPATTTWLRLAHHVDPATGEHEFRAGSSRDGTHWTWGGVWTFPADTTPRIGLVAHGGANPPVTAEFDYLRFYR; the protein is encoded by the coding sequence ATGGGACATCTCCACCGCGGCGGCGTGCTCGCCGCCGTACTCGGCCTGGCGCTGGCCACGACGGCGTCCGCGCCGGCCGTCGCCGGCTCCGGCCCCGACCGCTACCGCAATCCGATCTCCGCCGACTTCGCCGACACCTTCGCCGACCCCGTCGTGGTGCGCGGCGACGACGGCCTCTGGTACGCCTACGGCACCTCCGACCCGCTCCGCGAGGGCGAGAAGCAGGCCCACCGCGTCCCCACCGCCCGCTCGACCGACCTGGTCCACTGGACGTACGTCGGTGACGCCTTCACCGCCGACCAGCGTCCCAGCTGGGCCGCCCCCGGCGCGGCCTTCTGGGCGCCCGACGTGCGCCGGGTCGGCGACCACTGGGTCATGTACGTGACCGTCACCGACACGAACGTCTCCGCCGACACCTTCGACACCGCCATCGGGGCGGCCACCGCGCCCTCCCCCACCGGCCCCTGGACCTTCGCGGACCAGCCCGTCGTCGCCCCCCGACCCGGTGGCGGTGGCGGCTACCTGTGGACCATCGACCCGAGTCAGTTCACCGACGTCGACGGCCGCAACTACCTCTACTTCGGCAGCTACTACGGCGGCATCTCGGTCACCGAGCTCTCCGCCGACGGGCTGCACGCGGTCGGCACGCCGAACCTGGTCGCCGTCGACAACAAGTTCGAGGGCAGCTACGTGCTGCGCCACGACGGCTGGTACTACCTCTTCGCCTCCACCGCGAACTGCTGCGCCGGCCCGGCCACCGGATATTCCGTCCACGTCGGACGGTCCCGCAGCCCGCGCGGCCCGTTCGTGGACCGGGACGGGCTGCGTCTGAACGCCTCCCGGGCCGGCGGCACCCCGGTGCTCACCCAGAACGGGAACCGCTGGATCGGCACCGGCCACAACGGCTTCCTGACCGACCTGTCGGGCCAGGACTGGATCGTCTACCACGCGATCGACCGGGCCGACCCGTACCTCGACGAGCCGTTCGGGATCAACGAGCGGCCGATGCTGATCGACCGGCTGGACTGGATCGGCGGCTGGCCGACCGTGAACGCCGGCGCCGGCCCCTCCGAGGGGTCCCGGCCGGCGCCGGTGACCACCGCCCGACTCGACGAACGCTTCACCGGCACGGCTCTGGCCGGCTGGCGGACCGGCGGCGGGACCTGGCAGGTCACCGACGGCGCGCTGACCGGCACCGGCGCGCTGACCAGTCGTACCTCCGTCGGCGGGGACGTGCGCGCGGAGGCCGACCTGCGGCTGACCGGGGCGGACGCGGCCGGGCTGCGGCTCGGCCGGGTGGACGTCCGGGTCGAGGGCCACCGGCTGGTGGCCCGCGAGGCCGGCGGGGCGACGGCTTCCGTCGCGCTGCCCGCCGGGGTCGACCTGGCCGACCGGCACAACCTGGCCGTGGAGGTCCGCGGCCGGCAGCTCGTCGCCGAGCTGAGCCCGGCCCGCCTCGGCGACCAGCTCGCCGTGGTGACGCTGCGGCTGACCCACCCGACCGCCGGCCCGCTGACCCTGCTCGCCGCGGGTGGCCCGGCCACCTTCGACAACGTCAGCGCGACCCGGCTCTACCGGCCGGCCCGGCAGGCGGTGGCGGCACCGCGCGTCGGCCCGCTGCTGTCCGGCTGGTCCGACGAGTTCGACGACGGGCTCGACCCGGCGTGGCGGTGGGTCCGGCAGAACCCGGACGCCACGGTGCGCGACGGCGCGCTGCGCTGGCCGGTGGAGGGCAGCGACCTGACCGGCACCGGGAACACCGCCGGGGTGCTGCTGCGCGACGCCCCGACCGGCGACTACGTGGCGGAGACCAAGGTGACCCTCGACCTGGGTGAGGAGACCGTCCGCAACTTCCAGCAGGCCGGCATGATCGCGTACGTGGACGACGACCGGTTCGCCCGGCTGACCCAGGTGGCGATCTGGAACACCCGGCAGGTCGAGTACGGCTACGAGCTGCCCTTCGCCGGCCAGCCGGTGTACGGCGGGAACATCGTCGGCACCCCCGCCACCACCACCTGGCTGCGGCTGGCCCACCACGTCGACCCGGCCACCGGGGAGCACGAGTTCCGGGCGGGTTCGAGCCGGGACGGCACGCACTGGACGTGGGGCGGGGTGTGGACCTTCCCGGCCGACACCACGCCCCGGATCGGGCTGGTCGCGCACGGCGGCGCCAACCCGCCGGTCACCGCCGAGTTCGACTACCTGCGGTTCTACCGCTGA
- a CDS encoding MerR family transcriptional regulator — MFTIGEFARLGRVSVRMLRHYDGIGLLPPAAVDPFTGYRYYRADQLRRLNRVIALKELGLTLEQVRAVVDDAVDVGELRGMLRLRRAELAARVAADTARLAGIEARLRMIETEGRMTTEDVVLKEIAPVRVAELTAVAAGYDAPDISPVIQPLYPELFRRLANAHVPPAGPTIARYEPTGDGDAVVVHAGVTVAVDPSAARDVAVVDLPAVPAAATVVHHGSMDEVDRSMQVLARWIEENGYRADGYAREVYLDYCPDEPEKGVTELQIAVSRR, encoded by the coding sequence ATGTTCACCATCGGAGAATTCGCCAGGCTCGGCCGGGTGTCGGTCCGGATGCTGCGTCACTACGACGGCATCGGGCTGCTGCCCCCGGCCGCCGTCGACCCGTTCACCGGCTACCGGTACTACCGGGCCGACCAGCTGCGCCGGCTCAACCGGGTGATCGCCCTCAAGGAGCTGGGGCTCACCCTGGAGCAGGTGCGGGCCGTCGTCGACGACGCGGTCGACGTCGGCGAGCTGCGCGGCATGCTGCGACTGCGCCGCGCCGAGTTGGCCGCGCGGGTCGCGGCGGACACCGCCCGGCTGGCCGGGATCGAGGCGAGACTCCGCATGATCGAGACGGAGGGTCGGATGACCACCGAGGATGTCGTACTCAAGGAGATCGCACCGGTCCGGGTCGCGGAGCTGACGGCCGTGGCCGCCGGTTACGACGCACCGGACATCAGCCCGGTGATCCAGCCGCTCTACCCGGAGCTGTTCCGCCGGCTGGCGAACGCCCACGTTCCGCCCGCCGGGCCGACCATTGCCCGGTACGAGCCGACGGGCGACGGGGACGCGGTGGTCGTGCACGCCGGGGTCACCGTCGCCGTGGACCCGTCGGCGGCGCGCGACGTCGCCGTCGTCGACCTGCCGGCGGTCCCGGCCGCGGCGACCGTCGTGCATCACGGGTCGATGGACGAGGTGGACCGGAGCATGCAGGTCCTCGCCCGGTGGATCGAGGAGAACGGGTACCGCGCCGACGGCTACGCCCGCGAGGTCTATCTCGACTACTGCCCCGACGAGCCGGAGAAGGGCGTGACCGAACTCCAGATCGCGGTCTCCCGCCGCTGA
- a CDS encoding DUF1203 domain-containing protein: protein MTTTHPTYRIGALPSDVLAEVRRTGHDVAGQPVERTTAEGGEPLRCCLRDAVPGEPLLLFGYAPPLPAGPYREVGPIFAHDADCPGPDRTDRCPTGWRGRPQVLRAYDRRGRIHGGRLHDGTDPEAVIAELFADPAVWRLHSRNVVYGCFMFTVERPTG, encoded by the coding sequence ATGACGACCACACATCCCACGTACCGGATCGGTGCGCTGCCGTCCGACGTGCTGGCCGAGGTGCGGCGCACCGGCCACGACGTCGCCGGCCAACCGGTCGAACGCACGACCGCCGAGGGCGGGGAGCCGCTGCGCTGCTGCCTGCGGGACGCCGTGCCGGGCGAGCCGCTGCTGCTCTTCGGCTACGCCCCACCGCTGCCGGCCGGGCCGTACCGGGAGGTCGGGCCGATCTTCGCGCACGACGCCGACTGTCCCGGTCCGGACCGTACGGACCGTTGTCCGACCGGCTGGCGGGGACGGCCCCAGGTGCTGCGGGCGTACGACCGGCGGGGCCGCATCCACGGCGGCCGGCTGCACGACGGGACCGACCCGGAGGCGGTCATCGCCGAACTCTTCGCGGACCCGGCCGTGTGGCGGCTGCACAGCCGCAACGTGGTGTACGGCTGCTTCATGTTCACCGTCGAGCGGCCCACCGGCTGA
- a CDS encoding ArsR/SmtB family transcription factor — translation MTTSADGPALASLAALLADGTRASFCLALLDGRAWTAGELARAAGVAPSTASDHLTRLVHGGLLVEQRQGRHRYVRLAGPAVAQLIEDLAGHAPAPPTPPATLRAVSAGAALAYARTCYDHLAGRLGVLLHDALLDRGLLDRAGGLALTPAGVEWLAGIGVPVAPLRAARRPLVRDCLDWTERRPHLAGALGAALCRRFLDLGWTVRGTGRAVRLSPAGGPALAAALALDPAVLAPTPTRDTGPARA, via the coding sequence ATGACCACGAGTGCCGACGGCCCCGCCCTGGCGAGCCTCGCCGCCCTGCTGGCCGACGGCACCCGGGCCAGCTTCTGCCTGGCCCTGCTCGACGGTCGGGCCTGGACGGCCGGCGAGCTGGCCCGCGCCGCCGGGGTGGCCCCGTCCACCGCGAGCGACCACCTCACCCGGCTGGTCCACGGCGGGCTGCTGGTCGAACAACGCCAGGGCCGGCACCGCTACGTCCGCCTGGCCGGTCCCGCCGTGGCCCAGCTCATCGAGGACCTCGCCGGGCACGCCCCCGCCCCGCCGACGCCACCGGCCACGTTGCGCGCCGTGTCGGCCGGCGCCGCCCTCGCGTACGCCCGCACCTGCTACGACCACCTGGCCGGGCGGCTCGGCGTGCTGCTGCACGACGCGCTGCTCGACCGGGGGCTGCTGGACCGGGCGGGTGGCCTCGCGCTCACCCCGGCCGGCGTGGAGTGGCTGGCCGGCATCGGCGTTCCCGTCGCACCGCTGCGCGCGGCCCGGCGACCACTGGTCCGCGACTGTCTCGACTGGACCGAGCGCCGCCCCCACCTGGCCGGCGCGCTCGGGGCGGCGCTCTGCCGTCGCTTCCTCGACCTCGGCTGGACGGTCCGGGGCACCGGCCGCGCCGTCCGCCTGAGCCCGGCGGGCGGCCCCGCCCTCGCCGCCGCCCTGGCGCTCGACCCGGCCGTCCTCGCCCCCACCCCGACCCGCGACACCGGTCCGGCCCGCGCCTGA
- a CDS encoding serine/threonine-protein kinase: MLSSEVLLSGRYRLDERVATGGMGDVWRATDQVLGRQVAVKVLLPALVSDPDFIARFRAEARIMASLRNPGIVQVFDSGEDELPDGSHADYLVMEFVEGEPLSRRIEAAGQLDVAETMSVVAQVAQALHAAHARGIVHRDVKPSNLLVQEDGTVVLVDFGVARSTNVTSITSANAVPGTALYMAPEQAAGRPVSGATDIYALGAVAYCCLTGGPPFTGDNPLQVAVRHLDDEPPELPHDIPEPVRALVARALAKDPADRFATGAAMADAARATVGESPTAMVPMSLRRPNGGAAMAGTTRDDLAVAPAATVAPASRRGRRGTLVGALAAVLVALTALGAALATTGAAEAPATTVETTRPAVAPSNKPGEAPAATEAAPPTDQNGRTYRPSQPGNRPSASASVTPSPVPSATAADPVPSSSPSTTTPANPVPTTQSTPPDPVPTTQSTPPDPPPTTESTPPNPPPAGTT; encoded by the coding sequence GTGTTGTCATCGGAGGTCCTCCTCAGCGGTCGGTACCGCCTGGACGAACGTGTCGCCACCGGCGGCATGGGCGACGTCTGGCGTGCCACGGACCAGGTCCTCGGCCGTCAGGTCGCGGTGAAGGTCCTGCTGCCGGCGCTGGTGTCCGACCCTGACTTCATCGCCCGGTTCCGCGCCGAGGCGCGGATCATGGCGTCCCTGCGGAACCCGGGCATCGTCCAGGTGTTCGACAGCGGCGAGGACGAGCTGCCCGACGGCAGCCACGCCGACTACCTGGTGATGGAGTTCGTCGAGGGTGAGCCGCTCTCCCGGCGGATCGAGGCCGCGGGCCAGCTCGACGTCGCCGAGACCATGTCAGTCGTGGCACAGGTGGCCCAGGCCCTGCACGCGGCGCACGCCCGGGGCATCGTCCACCGCGACGTCAAGCCGAGCAACCTGCTGGTGCAGGAGGACGGCACCGTGGTGCTGGTCGACTTCGGGGTGGCTCGGTCGACCAATGTGACGAGCATCACCAGCGCGAACGCGGTGCCCGGCACCGCCCTCTACATGGCCCCCGAGCAGGCGGCCGGTCGTCCCGTCTCCGGGGCGACCGACATTTACGCCCTCGGCGCGGTCGCCTACTGCTGCCTCACCGGCGGGCCGCCCTTCACCGGCGACAACCCGCTCCAGGTCGCCGTGCGGCACCTGGACGACGAACCGCCGGAGCTGCCGCACGACATCCCCGAGCCGGTCCGCGCCCTGGTCGCCCGCGCCCTCGCCAAGGACCCGGCCGACCGCTTCGCCACCGGCGCGGCGATGGCCGACGCGGCCCGGGCCACCGTCGGCGAGTCGCCGACGGCGATGGTGCCGATGAGCCTGCGCCGCCCGAACGGCGGCGCCGCCATGGCGGGCACCACCCGCGACGACCTGGCCGTCGCACCGGCGGCGACGGTCGCGCCGGCCAGCCGGCGCGGACGCCGCGGCACCCTGGTCGGCGCGCTCGCGGCGGTGCTGGTGGCGCTGACCGCGCTCGGCGCCGCGCTCGCCACCACCGGTGCCGCCGAGGCCCCGGCGACCACCGTCGAGACCACCAGGCCCGCGGTGGCACCGAGCAACAAGCCCGGCGAGGCGCCGGCCGCGACCGAGGCCGCGCCCCCCACCGACCAGAACGGGCGCACCTACCGGCCGAGCCAGCCGGGCAACCGACCCTCCGCGTCCGCCTCCGTGACGCCGAGCCCGGTCCCGAGCGCGACGGCCGCCGACCCGGTGCCGTCGAGCAGCCCGTCCACGACGACGCCCGCCAACCCGGTGCCGACCACCCAGAGCACCCCGCCGGACCCGGTGCCGACCACCCAGAGCACCCCGCCCGACCCGCCGCCGACGACGGAGAGCACCCCGCCGAATCCGCCGCCGGCCGGCACCACCTGA